A window of Rhizobium acidisoli contains these coding sequences:
- a CDS encoding peptide deformylase has protein sequence MPIRPILRYPHPGLKTVCAPVTVFDSSLAALADDLLATMRAAPGVGITAAHIGVFTRLTVLELDKTDGVRLYVNPEITWFSKETMSHAEGSVSMPGATDEVTRPRSIRFRYQDAEGGMHEDVADDFLAICIQHEVDQLNGIFWLQRLSRLKRDRLMKKWEKAPS, from the coding sequence ATGCCCATTCGCCCGATCCTGCGTTACCCGCATCCTGGTCTGAAGACCGTCTGCGCGCCGGTGACCGTCTTCGATTCATCGCTTGCCGCACTTGCCGACGACCTGCTGGCGACGATGCGCGCCGCGCCCGGCGTCGGCATCACCGCCGCGCATATCGGCGTTTTCACCCGCCTGACGGTGCTGGAGCTCGACAAGACCGACGGCGTGCGCCTCTACGTCAACCCGGAAATCACCTGGTTCTCGAAGGAGACGATGAGCCATGCCGAAGGCAGCGTCTCGATGCCGGGAGCAACCGACGAGGTCACGCGCCCGCGGTCGATCCGCTTCCGCTATCAGGACGCCGAGGGCGGCATGCACGAGGACGTCGCCGACGATTTCCTCGCCATCTGCATCCAGCACGAAGTCGACCAGCTCAATGGCATTTTCTGGCTGCAGCGCCTCTCGCGGCTGAAGCGCGACCGCCTCATGAAGAAATGGGAGAAGGCGCCAAGTTGA
- a CDS encoding DoxX family protein, translating to MSTFERLSAYRPYGLAALRIITALLFIEHGTMKLFGFPASQMSGSLPPLMLFAALLELVGGILILIGLLTRPVAFLLAGEMAVAYFMAHAPNSFFPAVNQGDAAILFCFVFLYLFFSGPGAFSVDNRKAV from the coding sequence ATGTCAACTTTCGAGCGTCTTTCCGCCTATCGCCCCTATGGGCTGGCCGCTCTCAGAATCATCACCGCGCTGCTGTTCATCGAACACGGCACGATGAAGCTTTTCGGCTTCCCGGCTTCGCAGATGTCCGGCTCGCTGCCGCCGCTGATGCTGTTCGCGGCTCTTCTTGAGCTTGTCGGCGGTATCCTCATTCTCATCGGCCTGCTGACGCGCCCCGTCGCCTTCCTGCTCGCCGGCGAAATGGCAGTCGCCTATTTCATGGCGCATGCCCCGAACAGCTTCTTCCCGGCCGTCAACCAGGGCGACGCCGCGATCCTGTTCTGCTTCGTCTTCCTCTACCTGTTCTTCTCCGGTCCCGGCGCATTTTCCGTCGATAACCGCAAGGCAGTCTGA
- a CDS encoding GNAT family N-acetyltransferase, whose amino-acid sequence MPSKTYTADLNSVDELLARELYDLLKMRVDVFVVEQNCAYPELDGKDIDALHLRLLESGKLLASARILKPHAPHDPSKIGRVVVSPAHRGKRLGDALMSEAISACERLYPANPIALSAQAHLRRFYEAFGFSVASEEYLEDGIPHIDMVRQLAIRTAGIPS is encoded by the coding sequence ATGCCTTCCAAGACCTACACGGCCGACCTCAATAGCGTCGATGAGCTCCTCGCACGGGAGCTCTACGACCTCTTGAAAATGCGCGTCGATGTTTTCGTCGTCGAGCAGAATTGTGCCTATCCGGAACTCGACGGCAAGGATATCGATGCTCTGCATCTACGGCTGCTGGAGAGCGGCAAACTCCTGGCTTCGGCGCGGATCCTGAAACCGCACGCGCCGCATGATCCGTCGAAGATCGGCCGCGTCGTCGTCTCACCCGCCCATCGCGGCAAACGCTTGGGCGATGCATTGATGAGCGAAGCGATCTCCGCTTGCGAACGGCTTTATCCGGCAAACCCCATCGCCTTGTCGGCGCAGGCGCATTTGCGCCGCTTTTATGAGGCCTTCGGTTTCAGCGTGGCGTCCGAGGAATATCTGGAAGACGGCATTCCCCATATCGACATGGTCCGCCAGCTGGCCATCCGGACGGCAGGGATACCGTCATGA
- a CDS encoding BON domain-containing protein, with protein MARTGDKPPISREGAKLFDQKAGLSREEDYRDLEEHNLDDGWPYADGTGADPANRPYGETAANFDSDPNKGFRIDGTDADGNENRLKDSLRADTIDRDESDELEARVNDNLENIPEVDINSIEVHADGHVVTLEGSVETIGIARKVELGALSVDGVHHVRNKLQLTGVDAHIPNED; from the coding sequence ATGGCAAGGACAGGTGACAAGCCCCCCATTTCCCGCGAAGGTGCCAAGCTTTTTGACCAAAAGGCAGGGCTTTCCCGCGAGGAAGACTATCGCGACCTCGAGGAACACAATCTCGACGACGGTTGGCCCTATGCTGACGGTACCGGTGCCGATCCGGCCAACCGCCCCTATGGCGAGACGGCGGCAAATTTCGACAGCGATCCCAACAAAGGCTTCCGGATCGACGGCACGGATGCAGACGGCAACGAGAACCGTCTGAAGGATTCGCTGCGGGCCGATACCATCGACCGCGATGAAAGCGACGAACTCGAAGCGCGGGTGAACGACAATCTCGAAAACATTCCCGAGGTCGACATCAACAGCATCGAAGTTCATGCCGACGGGCACGTCGTCACGCTGGAAGGTTCGGTAGAGACGATCGGCATCGCCCGTAAGGTCGAACTCGGCGCGCTGTCGGTCGACGGCGTCCACCACGTCCGCAACAAATTGCAGCTGACCGGTGTCGACGCCCATATCCCGAATGAAGACTGA
- the sugE gene encoding quaternary ammonium compound efflux SMR transporter SugE → MAWFLLFLAGLFECGWAIGLKYTDGFTRPLPTALTVISMVVSVVLLGLAVKHLPIGTAYAVWTGIGTVGTVLLGIWLLGDQASVSRLACIMLIVGGIAGLKLTA, encoded by the coding sequence ATGGCCTGGTTTCTGCTTTTTCTCGCCGGTCTTTTCGAATGTGGCTGGGCGATCGGCCTTAAATACACCGATGGTTTCACGCGGCCGCTGCCGACCGCGTTGACTGTCATATCCATGGTGGTCAGCGTCGTCCTGCTCGGCCTGGCGGTGAAGCACCTGCCGATCGGCACCGCCTATGCGGTGTGGACCGGTATCGGCACAGTCGGCACCGTGCTCCTCGGCATCTGGCTGCTTGGCGATCAGGCAAGTGTCTCCCGCCTTGCCTGCATCATGCTGATCGTCGGCGGCATCGCCGGCCTCAAACTCACGGCCTGA
- a CDS encoding acetyl-CoA carboxylase biotin carboxylase subunit yields the protein MFKKILIANRGEIACRVIKTARRMGILTVAVYSDADRDALHVEMADEAVHIGPAAASESYLVAEKIIAACKATGAEAVHPGYGFLSERASFCAELEKQGIVFIGPKPKAIMAMGDKIESKKFANAAGVSTVPGHLGVIEDAAHAEVIAGGIGYPVMIKASAGGGGKGMRIAWNEAEVRDGFERARSEAKSSFGDDRVFIEKFIVEPRHIEIQVLADAHGNVVYLGERECSIQRRNQKVAEEAPSPFLDKKTREAMGEQSVALAKAVDYQSAGTVEFIVDRDRNFYFLEMNTRLQVEHPVTELVTGIDLVEQMIRVAAGEPLALAQEEIRLDGWAIESRLYAEDPYRNFLPSIGRLTRYRPPAEGRTGNIVVRNDTGVFEGAEISMYYDPMIAKLCTWAPTRLEAIEAMGRALDGFVVDGIEHNVPFLSALMKHPRWREGRLSTGFIAEEYPDGFAPMKPDSTEEATLAAIALSASLIETNRRERFADRLRAASGALREHWVVKIGDSHVAVRLLDGLVTIPFDMEMAIAGENSSVVTDWRPGDPVWSGTVGGRNITAQIRPVLNGLRIDWQGLSVTAKVLSPRHAELDRLMPVKLPPDTSKLLLCPMPGLVVSIAVAEGQEVKAGETLAIVEAMKMENVLRADRDLVVSKINAAAGESLAVDAVIMEFA from the coding sequence ATGTTCAAGAAAATCCTGATCGCGAATCGCGGCGAAATCGCCTGCCGCGTGATCAAGACTGCGCGCCGCATGGGCATTTTGACGGTCGCGGTCTATTCGGACGCGGACCGGGATGCGCTGCATGTCGAGATGGCCGATGAGGCCGTGCATATCGGCCCGGCCGCGGCCTCCGAGAGTTACCTGGTTGCCGAAAAGATCATTGCCGCCTGCAAGGCGACCGGCGCCGAGGCGGTGCATCCGGGCTACGGCTTCCTCTCCGAGCGCGCCTCCTTCTGCGCGGAACTGGAAAAGCAGGGCATCGTCTTTATCGGCCCGAAGCCGAAGGCCATCATGGCGATGGGCGACAAGATCGAATCGAAGAAATTCGCCAATGCCGCCGGCGTATCCACCGTGCCCGGCCATCTCGGCGTCATCGAGGATGCCGCCCATGCGGAAGTGATCGCGGGCGGAATCGGTTATCCCGTCATGATCAAGGCATCGGCCGGCGGCGGCGGCAAGGGCATGCGCATCGCCTGGAATGAGGCCGAGGTGCGCGATGGCTTCGAGCGCGCCCGCTCGGAGGCGAAAAGCTCCTTCGGCGATGACCGCGTCTTCATCGAGAAGTTCATCGTCGAGCCGCGCCACATCGAGATTCAGGTGCTGGCCGATGCGCATGGCAACGTCGTCTATCTCGGCGAACGTGAATGCTCGATCCAGCGGCGGAACCAGAAGGTGGCGGAAGAGGCGCCCTCGCCCTTCCTCGACAAAAAAACCCGCGAGGCGATGGGCGAACAATCGGTGGCGCTGGCCAAAGCCGTCGATTACCAAAGCGCCGGCACGGTCGAATTCATCGTCGACCGCGACCGCAACTTCTATTTCCTAGAAATGAACACCCGCCTGCAGGTCGAACATCCCGTCACCGAGCTCGTCACCGGCATCGATCTCGTCGAGCAGATGATCAGGGTCGCCGCGGGCGAGCCGCTTGCCCTCGCTCAAGAGGAGATCAGGCTCGACGGCTGGGCGATCGAAAGCCGGCTCTATGCCGAAGATCCCTATCGCAACTTCCTGCCCTCGATCGGCCGCCTGACGCGTTATCGCCCCCCGGCCGAAGGCCGGACCGGCAATATCGTGGTCCGCAACGATACCGGCGTTTTCGAAGGCGCGGAGATCTCGATGTATTATGACCCGATGATCGCCAAGCTCTGCACCTGGGCGCCGACACGGCTGGAGGCGATCGAGGCCATGGGCCGGGCGCTCGACGGCTTCGTCGTCGACGGCATCGAGCACAATGTCCCGTTCCTGTCGGCGCTGATGAAACATCCGCGTTGGCGCGAGGGCCGGCTATCCACCGGCTTCATCGCCGAGGAATATCCCGATGGCTTCGCGCCGATGAAGCCGGACAGCACGGAAGAGGCCACGCTTGCCGCCATTGCGCTGTCCGCCTCGCTGATCGAAACGAACCGGCGCGAGCGTTTCGCCGATCGCCTGCGCGCCGCATCGGGCGCGCTGCGCGAGCACTGGGTGGTCAAAATAGGCGACAGCCATGTTGCTGTCAGATTGCTCGACGGCCTAGTCACCATCCCCTTCGATATGGAGATGGCGATAGCGGGCGAGAACAGCAGCGTTGTCACCGATTGGAGACCAGGCGATCCCGTCTGGAGCGGCACGGTCGGTGGGCGGAATATCACCGCGCAGATCCGCCCCGTCCTCAACGGGTTGCGCATCGACTGGCAGGGGCTTTCGGTAACGGCCAAGGTCTTGTCGCCGCGTCATGCCGAACTCGACAGATTGATGCCGGTGAAGCTGCCGCCCGATACCTCAAAGCTGCTGCTCTGCCCGATGCCCGGCCTCGTCGTTTCCATCGCGGTCGCCGAGGGCCAGGAGGTCAAGGCGGGGGAAACGCTTGCGATCGTCGAGGCGATGAAGATGGAAAACGTGCTGCGCGCCGACCGCGACCTCGTCGTCTCGAAGATCAATGCCGCGGCCGGCGAAAGCCTGGCCGTCGATGCCGTGATCATGGAATTCGCCTGA
- a CDS encoding acyl-CoA carboxylase subunit beta, producing MKEILEELERRRGVARLGGGKARIDAQHKRGKLTARERIDLFLDEGSFEEFDMFVEHRSTDFGMDKSRVAGDGVVTGWGTVNGRTVFVFAKDFTVFGGSLSEAHAEKIMKVQDMALKNRAPIVGIYDAGGARIQEGVAALGGYAEVFQRNVLASGVIPQISVIMGPCAGGDVYSPAMTDFIFMVRDTSYMFVTGPDVVKTVTNETVTAEELGGAVVHTTRSSIADGAYENDVETLLQVRRLIDFLPLSNTAPLPEIECYQSVTEVDMSLDTLVPASANKPYDIKELIRKVADEGDFFEIQASFAGNIVCGFGRVEGSTVGFVANQPMVLAGVLDSDASRKAARFVRFCDCFNIPIVTFVDVPGFLPGTAQEYGGLIKHGAKLLFAYAEATVPKLTVITRKAFGGAYDVMASKHLRGDLNYAWPTAQIAVMGAKGAVEIIFRKDIADPEKIAAHTKMYEDRFLSPFVAAERGYVDEVIMPHSTRRRLARGLKMLRNKDLANPWKKHDNIPL from the coding sequence ATGAAGGAAATTCTCGAAGAACTGGAACGGCGCCGCGGCGTCGCCCGCCTCGGCGGCGGCAAGGCGCGCATCGACGCCCAGCACAAACGCGGCAAGCTGACAGCGCGCGAGCGCATCGATCTCTTCCTCGACGAAGGCTCCTTCGAGGAGTTTGACATGTTCGTCGAACACCGCTCCACCGATTTCGGCATGGACAAGAGCCGGGTTGCCGGCGACGGCGTCGTTACCGGCTGGGGCACGGTCAACGGCCGCACCGTGTTCGTCTTCGCCAAGGATTTCACCGTCTTCGGCGGCTCGCTTTCGGAAGCGCATGCCGAGAAGATCATGAAGGTGCAGGACATGGCGCTGAAGAACCGCGCGCCGATCGTCGGCATCTACGATGCAGGCGGCGCCCGCATCCAGGAAGGCGTGGCGGCGCTTGGCGGTTATGCCGAAGTGTTCCAGCGCAATGTGCTCGCCTCCGGCGTCATCCCGCAGATCTCGGTGATCATGGGTCCCTGCGCCGGCGGCGACGTCTATTCGCCTGCGATGACCGATTTCATCTTCATGGTGCGCGATACGTCGTACATGTTCGTGACCGGGCCGGATGTGGTGAAAACCGTTACCAACGAGACGGTGACGGCGGAAGAACTCGGCGGCGCCGTGGTCCATACGACGCGCTCTTCGATTGCTGATGGCGCCTATGAGAATGATGTGGAAACGCTGCTGCAGGTGCGCCGGCTGATCGATTTCCTGCCGCTGTCGAATACCGCGCCGCTGCCCGAGATCGAATGTTACCAGTCGGTGACAGAGGTCGACATGTCGCTCGATACGCTGGTGCCGGCCAGCGCCAACAAGCCTTACGATATCAAGGAACTGATCCGGAAGGTGGCGGACGAGGGGGATTTCTTCGAGATCCAGGCGAGCTTTGCCGGCAATATCGTCTGCGGCTTCGGACGTGTCGAAGGCTCCACCGTCGGCTTCGTCGCCAACCAGCCGATGGTACTGGCCGGCGTGCTGGACAGCGACGCCTCGCGCAAGGCGGCGCGCTTCGTGCGCTTCTGCGACTGCTTCAACATTCCGATCGTCACCTTCGTCGACGTGCCGGGCTTCCTGCCGGGCACGGCGCAGGAATATGGCGGTCTCATCAAGCATGGCGCCAAGCTGCTTTTTGCCTATGCCGAAGCGACGGTGCCGAAGCTCACCGTCATCACCCGCAAGGCCTTCGGCGGCGCCTATGACGTGATGGCGTCGAAGCATCTGCGCGGTGATCTCAACTATGCCTGGCCGACGGCGCAGATCGCCGTGATGGGCGCCAAGGGCGCAGTCGAGATCATCTTCCGCAAGGATATCGCCGATCCCGAGAAGATCGCCGCACATACGAAAATGTACGAGGACCGCTTCCTCTCGCCCTTTGTCGCCGCCGAGCGCGGTTATGTCGATGAGGTGATCATGCCGCATTCGACCCGCCGGCGGCTGGCGCGCGGGCTGAAGATGCTGCGCAACAAGGACCTCGCCAATCCCTGGAAGAAGCACGACAACATTCCGCTGTGA
- a CDS encoding YaiI/YqxD family protein gives MIYVDADACPVKPEILKVAERLGLEVTFVANSGLRPSRDPMIHNVIVSNAFDAADNWIAERAGAGDVVVTADVPLAVRCVATGAFVSGPTGRVFDETNIGMASAMRDLGAHLRETGESKGYNAAFSPKDRSRFLETFDRLCRRAKSLSADSGGA, from the coding sequence ATGATCTATGTCGATGCCGATGCCTGCCCGGTGAAGCCGGAAATTCTGAAGGTCGCCGAACGCCTCGGCCTCGAAGTCACCTTCGTCGCCAATTCGGGCCTGCGCCCTTCCCGCGATCCGATGATCCACAATGTCATCGTCTCCAACGCCTTCGATGCTGCCGACAACTGGATTGCCGAGCGCGCCGGCGCAGGCGACGTCGTCGTCACCGCCGACGTGCCGCTCGCCGTGCGCTGTGTCGCCACCGGCGCCTTCGTCAGCGGCCCCACGGGCCGCGTATTCGACGAAACCAATATCGGCATGGCGAGCGCCATGCGCGATCTCGGCGCGCATTTGCGCGAAACCGGCGAGAGTAAGGGTTACAACGCCGCCTTCAGTCCGAAAGACCGCTCGCGCTTCCTCGAGACCTTCGACCGTCTCTGCCGCCGCGCCAAAAGCCTTTCCGCGGACTCAGGTGGGGCGTAA
- a CDS encoding ATP12 family chaperone protein has product MRDLLNDLSEGLSHPDPIRRAQIQMKKPLPKRFYAEVAVAEHEGSFAITLDGKMVRTPARQVLAVPTEALARLVAAEWQAQGEEIDPVTMPVTRLVNTALDGVDANRQAIFEDILRFSSSDLICYRADGPELLVERQTERWDPVVDWAANDLGARFILVEGVMPREQPREATAAFAVTLARYDNPMALAALHTITTLTGSAILALALAEGHLTMEEAWSLAHLDEDWTIEHWGSDEEAEERRAKRFAEFKAATDVFFAVSA; this is encoded by the coding sequence ATGCGCGACCTGCTGAACGACCTTTCCGAAGGTCTGAGCCATCCCGACCCGATCCGCCGGGCGCAGATCCAGATGAAGAAGCCGCTGCCGAAGCGTTTCTACGCGGAGGTCGCCGTTGCCGAGCATGAGGGTAGTTTTGCCATCACGCTTGACGGCAAGATGGTGCGCACGCCGGCGCGCCAGGTGCTCGCGGTTCCCACAGAGGCGCTGGCGCGTCTTGTCGCCGCCGAATGGCAGGCGCAGGGTGAAGAGATCGATCCCGTGACGATGCCGGTGACGCGGCTTGTCAACACCGCACTCGACGGTGTCGACGCCAACAGGCAGGCGATCTTTGAAGATATCCTGCGCTTTTCCTCGAGCGACCTCATCTGCTACCGCGCCGATGGACCGGAACTGCTGGTCGAGCGTCAGACCGAGCGCTGGGATCCCGTCGTCGACTGGGCGGCAAACGATCTCGGCGCCCGCTTCATCCTTGTCGAAGGGGTGATGCCGCGTGAGCAGCCGCGCGAGGCGACGGCCGCCTTCGCCGTCACGCTCGCCAGATATGACAATCCGATGGCGCTTGCAGCCCTCCACACAATCACGACGCTGACCGGTTCGGCGATCCTGGCGCTCGCCTTGGCCGAGGGTCACTTGACGATGGAGGAGGCCTGGTCGCTTGCCCATCTCGATGAGGACTGGACGATCGAGCACTGGGGCAGCGACGAGGAAGCCGAGGAGCGCCGCGCCAAGCGCTTTGCCGAGTTCAAGGCGGCGACGGACGTTTTTTTCGCCGTAAGCGCCTGA
- a CDS encoding methyltransferase family protein yields MKKLAAASSSFLDIYFVLDIVEKVLICYLFVAIVMRIVPQMQDNRAIIDGLLLVSEGAAAFLILTRRATRNASLRVYDWTVTAIGTLFPLLVSPTTTEPLVPLWLCGIVMCLGFILQISAKLVLRRSFGLVPANRGVKIGGPYRFVRHPMYAGYLMTHVSFFLANPSLLNFAIYATALAAQCLRLLAEERLLKEDPAYATFMTTTRYRLVPFVF; encoded by the coding sequence ATGAAGAAACTGGCAGCGGCAAGCTCGTCATTCCTCGATATCTATTTCGTTCTCGATATCGTCGAAAAGGTCCTGATCTGCTATTTATTCGTTGCAATCGTCATGCGTATCGTGCCGCAGATGCAGGACAACAGAGCGATCATCGATGGCCTGCTGCTTGTTTCGGAAGGCGCAGCCGCCTTTCTGATCCTGACCCGCCGAGCGACGAGGAATGCGTCGCTACGGGTCTATGACTGGACTGTCACCGCCATCGGCACGCTCTTCCCGCTGCTCGTCTCGCCAACGACGACGGAGCCGCTTGTGCCGCTCTGGCTCTGTGGAATAGTGATGTGCCTCGGCTTCATCCTGCAAATATCGGCAAAGCTGGTATTGCGGCGGAGCTTCGGTCTGGTGCCGGCCAATCGCGGCGTCAAGATCGGCGGCCCCTACAGGTTTGTCCGCCACCCGATGTATGCGGGCTATTTGATGACGCATGTCAGTTTCTTCCTGGCCAATCCGTCGCTCTTGAATTTCGCCATTTATGCGACGGCTCTTGCCGCGCAATGTCTGCGCCTCCTGGCAGAGGAGCGTCTTCTCAAGGAGGATCCTGCTTACGCGACCTTCATGACCACGACCCGCTACCGGCTTGTTCCATTCGTGTTCTAA
- a CDS encoding S-(hydroxymethyl)glutathione dehydrogenase/class III alcohol dehydrogenase: MDVRAAVAVQAGKPLEVMTVQLEGPRAGEVLVEVKATGICHTDDFTLSGADPEGLFPAILGHEGAGIVVDVGPGVTSVKKGDHVIPLYTPECRECYSCLSRKTNLCTAIRSTQGQGVMPDGTSRFSIGKDKIHHYMGCSTFANFTVLPEIALAKVNPDAPFDKICYIGCGVTTGIGAVINTAKVEIGSTAIVFGLGGIGLNVLQGLRLAGADMIIGVDINNDRKAWGEKFGMTHFVNPKEVGDDIVPHLVNMTKRNGDLIGGADYTFDCTGNTKVMRQALEASHRGWGKSIIIGVAGAGQEISTRPFQLVTGRNWMGTAFGGARGRTDVPKIVDWYMQGKIQIDPMITHTMPLQDINKGFDMMHKGESIRGVVVY, translated from the coding sequence ATGGACGTTCGCGCCGCCGTAGCCGTTCAGGCCGGAAAACCGCTCGAAGTGATGACCGTGCAGCTGGAAGGCCCGCGGGCCGGCGAAGTGCTGGTCGAGGTCAAGGCGACGGGCATCTGCCACACCGACGACTTCACGCTGTCGGGCGCCGATCCGGAAGGTCTGTTTCCGGCGATCCTCGGCCATGAGGGTGCGGGCATCGTCGTCGATGTCGGTCCGGGCGTCACCTCGGTGAAGAAGGGCGATCATGTGATTCCGCTTTATACGCCCGAATGCCGCGAATGTTATTCCTGCCTTTCCCGCAAGACCAATCTCTGCACCGCGATCCGCTCGACCCAGGGCCAGGGTGTGATGCCGGATGGCACCTCGCGCTTTTCGATCGGCAAGGACAAGATCCATCATTACATGGGCTGCTCGACCTTCGCCAATTTCACCGTGCTGCCGGAGATCGCCCTTGCCAAGGTCAATCCCGACGCGCCCTTCGACAAGATCTGCTACATCGGCTGCGGGGTGACCACCGGCATCGGCGCGGTGATCAACACCGCCAAGGTCGAGATCGGTTCGACGGCGATCGTCTTCGGTCTCGGCGGCATCGGCCTCAACGTGCTGCAGGGCCTCAGGCTTGCCGGCGCCGACATGATCATCGGCGTCGACATCAACAATGACCGCAAGGCCTGGGGCGAGAAGTTCGGCATGACGCATTTCGTCAATCCGAAGGAGGTCGGTGACGACATCGTGCCTCATCTCGTCAACATGACGAAGCGCAATGGCGACCTGATCGGCGGCGCCGACTATACCTTCGACTGCACCGGCAACACCAAGGTGATGCGCCAGGCGCTTGAGGCTTCCCACCGCGGCTGGGGCAAGTCGATCATCATCGGCGTTGCCGGCGCCGGCCAGGAGATTTCCACCCGTCCGTTCCAGCTGGTCACCGGCCGCAACTGGATGGGCACCGCCTTCGGCGGCGCGCGTGGGCGTACCGACGTGCCGAAGATCGTCGACTGGTATATGCAGGGCAAGATCCAGATCGACCCGATGATCACCCACACCATGCCACTCCAAGACATCAACAAGGGCTTCGACATGATGCACAAGGGCGAAAGCATCCGCGGCGTGGTGGTCTATTGA
- the lipB gene encoding lipoyl(octanoyl) transferase LipB: MAMLRTDLEFSMLPNLGNRPVRWRIADGLVAYEEAVETMEREVAVISEGGDELVWLVEHPPLYTAGTSANAEDLVQPDRFPVFATGRGGEYTYHGPGQRVAYVMLDLKRRRQDVRAFVAALEDVVIRTLDMMNVRGERREDRVGVWVRRPEKPLLADGTMAEDKIAALGIRLRKWVTFHGLSLNVDPDLDHFGGIVPCGISAYGVTSLVDLGLPVMMADVDMRLRTAFEAVFGETMSES; this comes from the coding sequence ATGGCCATGCTTCGCACCGATCTCGAATTCTCCATGCTCCCGAATCTCGGTAACCGCCCGGTGCGCTGGCGCATCGCCGATGGCCTCGTTGCCTATGAGGAGGCGGTGGAGACGATGGAGCGCGAAGTGGCGGTGATATCAGAGGGCGGCGACGAACTCGTCTGGCTCGTCGAGCATCCACCGCTCTATACCGCGGGCACCAGTGCCAATGCCGAGGATCTCGTCCAGCCGGACCGGTTTCCGGTCTTTGCGACTGGGCGCGGCGGTGAATATACCTATCACGGCCCCGGCCAGCGGGTCGCCTATGTGATGCTCGACCTGAAGCGCAGGCGGCAGGACGTGCGCGCCTTCGTCGCCGCCCTCGAGGACGTCGTCATCCGCACGCTTGATATGATGAATGTGCGCGGCGAGCGGCGCGAGGATCGCGTCGGCGTCTGGGTGCGGCGGCCGGAAAAGCCGTTGCTTGCCGATGGAACGATGGCCGAGGACAAGATCGCCGCCCTCGGGATCAGGCTGCGGAAATGGGTGACCTTCCACGGACTGTCACTCAACGTCGATCCCGATCTCGATCATTTCGGCGGCATCGTGCCCTGCGGAATCTCGGCCTATGGCGTGACCAGCCTGGTCGATCTTGGCTTGCCGGTGATGATGGCCGATGTCGATATGCGGCTGCGCACCGCCTTCGAGGCGGTTTTTGGCGAAACGATGAGCGAAAGCTGA
- a CDS encoding DMT family transporter: MSEHPAHQNSLQGMAIMSGAMLILPTMDAIAKYMATFEAMSPGQVTFYRFFFQVACTLPILVAVFGLKALSAKRPWMNLLRGVLHGAASLLFFVAVKYMPLADVFAIYFVEPFMLTAMSALFLGEKVGWRRWMAIVVGFGGAMIVIQPSYEIFGLKALLPVACAFLFSLYLFLNRAIGEADSPLTMQTMAGIGGTLFMAAALFVGSGSGNADFAISLPSSGLGLVLLLALGSISGYAHLLIVRAFRLAPLSLLAPFQYFEIISATVLGYALFNDFPNLSKWIGIFIIVASGLFIIWRERLQARSLKSS, from the coding sequence ATGTCAGAGCATCCAGCCCATCAAAACTCCCTGCAGGGCATGGCCATCATGTCCGGCGCCATGCTGATCCTGCCGACCATGGACGCCATCGCCAAATATATGGCGACCTTCGAGGCGATGTCGCCGGGCCAGGTGACTTTCTACCGATTCTTCTTCCAGGTCGCCTGCACGCTGCCGATTCTCGTCGCCGTTTTCGGGCTGAAGGCGCTTTCGGCCAAGCGGCCATGGATGAACCTGCTGCGCGGCGTGCTGCATGGCGCTGCGAGCCTGCTTTTCTTCGTCGCCGTCAAATATATGCCGCTTGCCGACGTCTTCGCCATCTATTTCGTCGAGCCGTTCATGCTGACGGCCATGTCGGCGCTGTTCCTCGGCGAGAAGGTCGGCTGGCGGCGCTGGATGGCGATCGTCGTCGGTTTCGGCGGCGCGATGATCGTCATTCAGCCGAGCTACGAAATATTCGGCCTGAAGGCGCTGCTGCCGGTCGCCTGCGCCTTTCTGTTCTCGCTCTATCTGTTCCTCAACCGCGCCATCGGCGAGGCCGATTCGCCGCTGACCATGCAGACGATGGCCGGCATCGGCGGAACGCTGTTCATGGCCGCCGCCCTTTTCGTCGGCAGCGGTTCCGGCAATGCCGATTTCGCCATCTCGCTGCCCTCCTCCGGTCTCGGTCTTGTCCTGCTTCTCGCCCTCGGTTCGATCTCCGGCTACGCGCATTTGCTGATCGTCCGGGCATTCCGGCTCGCGCCGCTGTCGCTGCTTGCGCCGTTCCAATATTTCGAGATCATCTCGGCGACCGTTCTCGGTTATGCGCTGTTCAACGATTTCCCGAATTTATCCAAATGGATCGGCATCTTCATCATCGTCGCATCCGGCCTCTTCATCATCTGGCGCGAGCGGCTGCAGGCGCGATCGCTAAAATCCTCCTGA